The Apium graveolens cultivar Ventura chromosome 11, ASM990537v1, whole genome shotgun sequence genome has a window encoding:
- the LOC141695814 gene encoding uncharacterized protein LOC141695814: MEPGRNKDGTVSLNYPMLTRTNYTAWAMKMKVYMQAHGVWDAVEPKDPNGVVEEKIDKLALAAIYQSIPEDILLSLADKETAKAAWEAIKVMSQGAEHVKSAKVQTLKAEFEAMNMKDTDSLDVFCLKITALVTNIRALGEVVAESYVVKKLLRAIPPKFLQIASTIEQFENLETMTFEETVGSLKAHEERMRGPSEGNGSQLLLTEEEWMKKEKEESKFLLTHDEWNKRSNRGGLDQKVRARDNNRGVRDRSRARCFNCNLLGHFAADCRRPKRDRDNKEEVNIAQLPNDEPALLLNELEDENEKVVLITEERVSPKLSQEAERNQMKSNLWYLDNGASNHMTGQRSKFRVLDEKVTGQVKFGDGSVVHMKGRGSVVVRGKTGEERTLRHVYYIPSLCSNIISIGQLAEEGNKVTIGGDYLWVRDACGTLLMKVKRTQNSGRRHLAVAFSIGTCKLQGLKADGEHEDGAWVAKAMFPQECVCRVSYVKTGQEKLSVTVKLQHKEGAEVDLWRFMWSHLANYDCR; the protein is encoded by the exons GGCGATGAAGATGAAGGTGTACATGCAGGCCCATGGCGTCTGGGATGCAGTGGAACCCAAGGATCCCAATGGGGTGGTAGAAGAAAAGATAGACAAGCTCGCCTTGGCTGCTATTTATCAAAGCATTCCAGAAGACATCCTTTTATCGCTTGCAGATAAGGAAACTGCAAAAGCAGCGTGGGAAGCAATTAAAGTAATGAGCCAAGGTGCTGAACATGTCAAAAGTGCAAAAGTTCAGACCCTCAAGGCGGAATTCGAAGCAATGAACATGAAAGATACAGATTCTTTAGACGTTTTTTGTCTGAAAATCACAGCCTTGGTGACAAACATTCGTGCATTGGGAGAAGTTGTTGCTGAGTCATACGTGGTAAAGAAATTATTAAGAGCTATACCTCCAAAATTCTTGCAGATTGCTTCCACAATTGAGCAGTTCGAAAATCTGGAAACAATGACTTTCGAAGAAACTGTTGGTTCTTTGAAGGCTCATGAGGAGAGGATGCGAGGACCAAGTGAAGGAAATGGAAGTCAGTTGCTTCTTACGGAAGAGGAATGGATGAAGAAAGAAAAGGAGGAGAGCAAATTCTTGCTCACTCATGATGAATGGAACAAACGCTCGAATCGGGGTGGACTCGATCAAAAGGTGCGAGCAAGAGATAATAATCGAGGTGTAAGGGACAGGAGTCGTGCAAGATGTTTTAACTGCAACCTACTCGGGCATTTTGCAGCAGATTGCAGGAGACCAAAACGAGACAGGGACAACAAGGAAGAGGTTAACATAGCACAACTTCCCAATGATGAACCTGCACTGTTATTGAATGAACTTGAGGATGAAAATGAGAAGGTGGTTCTCATAACCGAGGAAAGAGTGTCTCCAAAATTGAGTCAAGAAGCCGAAAGAAATCAGATGAAGTCCAACCTATGGTACCTGGACAACGGAGCTAGTAATCACATGACAGGTCAACGTTCGAAATTCAGGGTACTGGACGAGAAGGTAACTGGACAAGTCAAGTTCGGAGACGGATCGGTTGTCCACATGAAGGGAAGAGGATCAGTGGTGGTCAGAGGAAAAACTGGAGAGGAACGAACCCTACGTCACGTGTACTACATCCCATCCCTCTGCAGTAACATAATCAGCATTGGGCAGTTAGCAGAGGAAGGGAACAAGGTGACAATTGGTGGGGATTACTTGTGGGTACGTGATGCATGTGGAACTCTACTTATGAAAGTCAAAAGAACTCAAAACAG CGGAAGAAGACACCTGGCTGTGGCATTCTCGATTGGGACATGTAAACTTCAAGGCCTTAAAGCTGATGGAGAACATGAAGATGGTGCATGGGTTGCCAAAGCTATGTTTCCTCAAGAATGTGTGTGCAGGGTGTCTTATGTCAAAACAGGACAGGAAAAGCTTTCCGTCACAGTCAAATTACAACACAAAGAAGGAGCTGAAGTTGATTTATGGAGATTTATGTGGTCCCATCTCGCCAACTACGACTGCAGgtaa